In the genome of Zonotrichia albicollis isolate bZonAlb1 chromosome 7, bZonAlb1.hap1, whole genome shotgun sequence, the window cCCATTGTCTGGGGGGTTTTAGGGCTCCTGCTTCTCCCATTTCTGGAGTTGGGGCTTTGCTGGGTGGTGGGGTTGTGGGTGCAGGGTACTCAGAGCTGTGCCTTGCAGACACAtgccccttccctgctgtgctgtctgGGACCTTTTTCCTCCCCATGAAGACAGCCAGTGGGCTGCAGGGTGCTGCTGAGGGTCCCAGGTTCTGCTGCCTGACTCCCACCCTTTGTCTTGCCCCAGGTTGATCCTGTGTGCCCTCCTGTGCTGCACGGTGCTGCTGGTGGTCCTCTGCAACGTttttgggctgctgctggggccccTGGGGCTGAAGGAAGGTGTGCTGCCCACACAGCGCAGCAGCCTCTCTGATGCTGGCGGGAACTTCTTCATGGCGTGAGGCTCAGCTGGCTGCCAAGGCCACGTGTGGGAGCGGTGGGAtgggtgggcagggctgctctgggaacactCGAGCTCCTAAATCATTTTGCTGCAGCTTAATGGCTGCCCCGTGGTGACTCCCCGTGCAGGTGGTAAATTGAGGGTCAATCATGGTGCTGGTGAGAGGTGTTTGGGGGGAGCCCGTTTGGCCCATGATGGCAGCGAGGCCTGGCAGTGTGAGCGtgggccctgcagctctgcgGGGGAGTGCCGGCTTCCAGAGCTGTGGGGAGCTATTGTGGAGTCCAAGCTCCAGGGCAGAGCCTGGTTGTGCTCTGGGGTCTGAAGGCAGAACAGAGACAAGCTTGTGGGAAGGGTGGTGTTCCCACAACTGTGGGAGTGAGGGGTGTGCAGCCCCCGGATTCCGTGAGCTGGGGGCAATGTCAGCatcagtgctgggctgctggTGGTGATGGCATTTCTGTCCCGGCAGAGGGGTTGGCTTCAGTTTCATCTTCTACTGGCTGCTCATGCTGCTGGTGATGATCACCTTCGTGGTGGGGGGGAACATTTACATGCTCCTCTGTGAGTCCTGGCACAACCAGCAGCTCTTCCAGGTAAGCTTGCTGTGGGGAAACTGCCTGGAGATACTGCTTCCTAAtgagggctgctgctggggcagaggcagcaccaGCCATTTCATATGCTCTTCCAAGGTGTCCTGCCCTGCACTATGTCTAGTTTCTCCATGTCTTTCCTTGCTCTTAGCTCCTGGACACCCCTGGCAAGATCCCTAACTTCAAtctctcagagctgctgggcctgAAGGGTGACACAACAAACTTCTCAGAGATATACAGGTGGGTCCCAGCCCTGACACGGTGTCCTTGGTGGGGTAGAGCTGCTCAATGCCCTCAGATAAtctccaggagcagggcagcttgCCCTGCCTACCCAGGCTGTCGGTAGGCACTGATCACAGGGAAGGAGCAAGGTGCAACCTACCTGCACAGGTGAGGACATGCTCCTGTGAGAAGGCGGCCTCACCTGCCCTGTTCTAAACCCCATGGCCCatcctgcaggcagtgccagcacgACGCGTCCCTGTGGCAAACTCTGCACTTGGACCAGAGCGTGTCCCTGGACGAGCTCCTGAATATCAGCCAGGTGAGCATGGGGGGACCGGGGTCTTGAGGGCACGCtactcacactcacactcttGCACACTGCTCACACTACTCACACTCTTGCACACTACTCACACGCACACTTGCACACTACTCTCACTACTCACACTCTTGCACACTACTCACACTCTTGCACACTACTCACACTGCTCACACTCACTCACACTCTTGCACAAGggctgaggggacagtgaggggccAGCACATGTCCCATCATGGCCCCCTTTGCTCTGGCAGTACGCAGGAGACATCTCCACAGCTTTTGAGAAGATGGACATCACCCTAAGCCCCATCTCCCTGCTCAACCAGAGCCAGAAGGACCTGCTGCTGAGGGCCAGTCAGGCTGCACAGCCTCCCAACTTCACCCTCACCCTGGagcaggtgtgctgggtgtaGCCTGGTCTTGGGATCGGGGTGGGGGGATTGGATGTGGGTTGAGGAGCTTCTATTGCACTCTCCTTTTTGCTGCTGGGAGAGTCCTCTGCCATCTGTGCACCCTGTTAGGGTAACAAGGCACATCCTCTGCCTAGAAGGCCCTGGCTCCACTCTGTCCCACAAAGAAGGGGTTTAGCTCCCCTTGTGAACCTCAGTCCTCATTCTCATGGCTCTGTCTCTGCCTTTTCCAGCTGGATCAGAATATTATCCAAGGAAGCCTCCTGGATCTGGCTGTAGAGTTGGAGCAGCTGGCAGAAAATGTGGTGAGAGACCATGAGACCCCAGGGCCATAGCCagcctgtccccaaagccactgGTTACTGGGCTCCTCTGTGCCTACCTGGGTGTTGAGGGgaggcccagagctgggcactgctgactgCAGCGCTTGCAGAGCACAGATGTGAAGAAGGACCTGGAAGATAATGCTCGTGAACTGAGGGATCTGGAAAAGGAGATGCAGGGGAACTTCTCTGGGCCACTGGTGAGCGAcgctggggtgtcctggggatgctgggctgggcttcCCTAGAGCTCAGACCCtgctggcagggtctggggcTGCACCTCTGACTCCCCTTCTCTGTCCCCAgcaaaatctgaaggagaacaTCCACTCAGtgcagagtggggctgcccAGCTGGAGGTAAGCTGCACAAGGGGAGTGCATGCCAGTCCTGGGCACCCTGCAAAGCACCCTCGAGGTCCTGCAGTGGAGGTGGTGGGGCTGACCTGCAGTCTGGGGGCTGCGGTGGCACTCTTCAtgtgctgcaggggctgttcaTGGGGGCCATGAAGGTGGAGGGAGGCCATGGACCCTGCCAGGCACGGGCTCCCTCCACCTGAGGTACCTGGCACTACCAATGTGTACCTGGCACTAGCAGTGTGTCACTGCTGGGAGCACCACAGCTCTGAGAGGCTCTGCCCCAGGGAGTCCTGCTTGCAGGGCTGGTGAAGGGCAGAGACCCCTCTTAGATCACAGTGCTGAGAACACCTTTCACCTCAGGGACAGACAACAGCTGCACTGGACAAAGCCAACAAAACCCAGGAATTCCTGGAGAGGGAGATGCCAAGCATCATCAAGAACGTGAGCTTGCCTTGCCCTGCTGTCAGGTTACACACCAGACCCCCTCACCAAGACCTCCCTCTATACAGGGAAGCCAAACCTTGGCTGGCTGCTCATCCTGCCTTCCCTGAGTGTCTCTTGCACCTCTGAATGCCCCCTTCCCTTATGGCATCCCAGGGTGGGGTGAAGCATTCAGCcctgttgctgctgggctgAGGTGGTCTGAGAGCCCCCCGATCCTGACATGGAGGGGGCTGGTGGTGCAACATCTCCACTCTGTGCTTGCCCCTCCAGGAGACATTGGCCTTCCTGGAGCAGCTGTTGGATTTCTTTGAGACCTACATTTCATGGGCCAAGAGCAGGGTAAGCTGAGCCTTCCTCAGTGaagtggagagaaagggagaatgAGCTGCAAGGCTTGGTGGATGCTGACATATgctgtccccaccatgtccccaggtgacaAAAGATGTGGCACGTTGCAAGCCCATAGCTCAGTCCTTGGATGATGTGGAGGTCATTGGCTGTGACTATATCATGGACTCTGTGGTGAGTGGGGCAGCAGTGTGTAGAGTGACACACACCTGTGGAGTGGCACCGAGGTCCTCTTGTCCTCCTCATGCACAGGATAAGGGATGCAGGGAAGGATCAGGGATGCACAGGAAGCagtgctcagctcctgcccagcaAAGTGCTGTGGCTAAGAGGAAGGGCCAGGCTCTGAGAAGGAGTGGGTGGTTAttggggagcactgggagcagaacAGATGCTCCCAGTCACTCTCTGGACCTCATGGCTCTTCCTGCACCCTATGCAGAATGCCTTCTGGTTCAGCCTGGGCTGGTGCACCTtgttcctgctgcccagcaTCGTCCTGTCTGTCAGACTTGCCAAGTTTTACCGCCGCATGGATATTGCTGATGTGTAcaggtgaggagcagccccGCCCCTGGGACCACACTGGGTGTGAGGTCCCCCCTGCCACCTGCTCCTTCATGTCCTGTGGTAGCCTGTGGGGCTCATGCTAAAGCAATGTGGGCTGGGGAGAACCTGAGAGGTGACTTGGGGCCCTCAGCCTCTGAGGATGGGCATGTTCTGGAGCttttctctgcctgctctgaaCCTCCTGGTAGGGAGGGCAGACTAAGGTGAATTCCCTTTGGAGGAaggagcctggcagggctgcagccacagcctggctCAAGTCCACCACCTGACTCACTGTGTTTTGCACCATTTTtgtgctggagctctggcatgggagcccagggatgctgtgcAGAATGCAGTGTGCTGTGTGGTTGGTGGCATTGCCACGAGGGTGCAGTGCTTGCTCACATGCCTGTGGCCACCAgtgtcctggggctgtcccccagccctctgGGACActctgcctggcagctccaccaccagcacaggcactgaCCCCTGGGGACAGTGAGCAGTTTCTAGCTGGATTTCTGACTCCTGAGGGCTACCTCATGGCCCTGtggtgcagctgctgtgctgggggttccccagctcctgccaccccTCTGAGCTGGCTGGAGACACAGGCTCAGCTGCCCAGGAACCTCAGGGAGCTCAAGctgaggcacagggagctggtgctgctgagcgtggggccctgctctgcctgcctggggaAGGGGCACTGATGCTTTGGGGGGCTGTAAGAGCCAGTGCTCTCTGATCAGACCAGACAGCCAGGATGGAGGGGACCACAGCACCCTGAGGCTCATTTGCTCTCCTTTTATGACCCATGGGAGACCCTGTCCTACCATGAGATGTTGTCCTGTCCTACAAGGCATCTTCTTGCCCCACTAACACTGTCccctcttttttctcccctctagGAATGAAGACTTTGAGATGTAAGCTACTTACACTGCCAGGTCCCTTTGTGGGGTGGGAGGCAGCCCCTGTAGGTACAGGGGGGtcaggggacagagggagggGGTGGGGACCAAGGAATGTGCTGGTATCAGAGGATGGCTGTGAAGGTGGGACTTGTGTAGTGCATGCAGTTGTGGTGTCCCCTATCATCTTCCCACACTCCCAAGactggaggtgctgctggtCCTACTCTCCCAAgctggtgggtttggggaaggtGTCTCCATACCCTATTTCCTGTGGGGCTAGGTGATAGGAGTGTGATGATATTTGACCATCCCAGTGCATCCTGAGCTGTCCCTTACCCCCCTCTGTGGCTGACATATGTGACCTTGGTTTTGCAGGCCACCAACATTCAACTCCTACAAAATCCCCAGGCCTTCCACAAGGCATTAGCTCCCATCACCCACAGATGGAAGAAATGGACAGACCCCCCACTTGAAAAATgtgattatttatttttgcaggGAACCTGCCTGTTTCCAGGGCTGTAATTTTTGGTGTCAAATAATAAAtggtgtgtttgtgtgcacTGTGGGATGTGACTGTGCTCCTCAGGTCTAGCAGTGATGGAAgtaagcagggctggaaggtaCCCCACaagctgaggctgtgcctgggACCACGGGGCTCTTTCTGCTGTTCCcaagtgtgctctgcccacatCCAGCCTATGGGTAgatacaggatcactgctcagTGTGACCATGACTGGGTGATGTCCCCTCACTGGGCTGCCCTTTGCACCTCTGACTGGATGAGTGCCAGGTCCCTCCCTGGGACAAGGCGCACAAAGAGCCTCCTGTCTATAAAGTGCCACCCCAAGCTGTCCCCAGCACATAAGCCCTTCCCTCTGGCAACCCTAGCATGTATCATCTGTCGATTTCCAGTGAGTTTATGGGGTGCTTGCAGCCTACACTTCCTTCTCTCTGTAAGATACGGTGCCATGGGTACTTTCTGTGCTCACCTCTGCACACACTGTGCTCTGCACAGATAAATCAAGGGTGACTTGGTCTGGACCCTTGGGCTGAGTTCAGGTATTGCTTTGTGCTGCTCCTTGGTGAAAGTGCAGGGCCCATCCTGAAAGCTGTGTCAGGCACAGGGGATATACGTGAGCAGCTTGACTCATTTCCTTTGTGGCAAAGTCCAAGTTTCTCTGGAGCAGAGTGAGGGCCAGGCCAGCTCCCCCTCCACTATGTGCATCTCTTACCGCTTTTTCCACTTGCCTTCAGATCCAACTGCTGGTTTTTCCTTTGGCCTTTATCTGAGGCTGCACCAGCCTTACCTCctgctgtctcctcccagcagAATCTGACTGCAGAGAGAGCCCTGGGCTTGCCTGTAAATCAGCTCAATCTGTCCTTCAGGTTGCTTTGGCCCCTGTTTCCCCCAAGGATGCTCATGCTTCCTGGTTCTTGGTGTGAGATATCGGAAGCATTCAGCTCAGTTTTCTGCCCTGGACCCTCAGCCTCCAGAATTCTATTTCTGTTTGTCTGGGGCCCATACATGGAGACTTCTGCCCCCAGGCCTCAGGCTGTCCCTACTGCGTCATGTTCCCACTTCCTCCTCCCTTGCTGTGCCTCGGGGATGCTGTGTctcacacagcactgctgctggctTTGTGGGCATTGCttcttccctgctctctgtTTTCTGCAGAGCCAGTGCTGGAAGGCAGGGAGCTTCAGTCTCattcactgtgtcactgtggctACCTgcacccaaacccagccctggcaATGAAGATATCCCCCCAaatgactgcacagcctttgCCAAGGTGTGGGGCTTGCTCTCAGCAGCTCCCCACtcagtgcagctccagggcagtgTTCCAATCTCTGGAGCCATGGCTCTAAGAGGTGCTGGGTTCCATCCATTATCCTCCTCCCAAACAGCCCTGGGAGGGGGCTGAGACCAGAGTCAGGCAAGGCCACCAGCTGCCTGGAGAGAAGGCAAGGACAGCTCATTACAGAATGCCCACAGTGGATGCCACCAGCTCTCCTTTCAGGCCCCACTCCCTCCACTCACGTGTGGCAGCTGCCAGAGTGAGAGGGAAACTCACAGTGCCCCATGGCCACAGCACAAGGACCCCCCCAAGGAAGGTCTCATCAATAACCAGCCAGTCTCTAGGGAACCATTGCAGCAGTTTCTCTTCCTCTTTGccaggcctttttccaccacGGGGACTTTCCACAGCCAAGGCTTTCTCTGGGGGAGACCCTGCCACACCTTTACAATGGTTTCACAAACAATAATCTCTCCAAcggcagctctggcactgcaggaTTTTGTTGGGCCAGCCAGGTGCTCTCTGTTGCTAGTTTTCCTAAAAAATAGAGAATTTGCAGCtcttgagaaaaaaatcctccctTCCTCAACTCTCTGTTGGgcccagccacagctgtgcaTGGCCTGATGGcccttccctgtggcacagagctgcagcctgccTGTGCAGACTCTGCCTCTGTGGCTTCACAGTGGTGAGCAGCTGAGTACCACAGAGGGAATGAGCTGCCTGggcaagctctctgagcccagctctACCAGTTGTGAGCCATGctgggcagcaccagggagaTGAGCCTGGCCACTTTTCACCAGAGGCAAAACAAGACTGCCCTCCTCCTGAGGGTGTGTACCCTCATAACATCCACCACCACCTCAGCAGTTCTTTAGaacctttatttttaaaaggagtCTGTCTTCCACACTTAAGACCACTCTCAAGAGGATTAATGCAGGTGAATCTCCCGCAGCCCAACAAGGCACCAGACAGCTCCTTTACACCAGAGCCCAGAATGCAGGGGCAAAGCCACAGCGAGGGTCTCCCTCTGGGTGGAGGGGACCAGCACCTGAGAGAGGCTGGAACCTGGATCTTCCTGCACAAACTGCTCTCAAGTTACATCGATTTTTGCAAACAGAGGCACAATATGAGCCAGACAATCCTGACAAAGCCCCTTTGTATGCAAAGGGCAAAGGTAGAGGAGATGGGAACAGAGGGCTCGGGTGTCCTGCAGCATAATCTAAGCTTCCacaaaggaaaggggaaggcagggccagccccaAGCTCTCATAGCCTGCTGCAAGCTTCTCAGCTCAGCAGAGAGTTTGGGTACTGTCTGGGACGGAGAGATAAGGGAATTAGGCTGCTCTTTTCAGCTAAGTAGCTGCAATCAGTCACAGCTACAGGACTgatcccagaggagctgtggccaGACAATGTGTGGACTGCTGCAACTGCCagcgtgtgtgctgggatccccagTGCCATGGAGCTGTGCCACACTGGCCTTTAGCATCTGACTgagcccaaagcagcagcactcagtgaccctgctgcaggaaacatgctctgtttctgtttcacaggcagagcttggaggtaCCACCCAGTTCACTGAGGGGTTCAATGGGGGGGAAGGACTGTGTACTGCCTACCACTCCACCACCAGTACCAGAGCATCAGGGAAGTAGAAGTGGAGCTAGAAAGGagcaaaacaaactgaaaacaaagtgCTTTGGGCAGGGAGCAGTTCTGTAGTTTTGTAGTGCAGCCAGCGCTTTCATCTGCAAATGCACCTGGCATTTGCTCCTCCACTGGCACACACACAATTGCACTTGCTAGGAATAACCAGAAAGCCTGCCCTGGCTCAGAGATCCCCCAACCTCAGCCACCAACAGGCTCTTCAAGATGCTGCAAGGATGCTTCAGAAAGCAGCAGGCTTCTGTACTGCCAACACAGGTAGGATTTCCCTTCCTTGTGCACCCAGGGCTTGGGATGACACTGTCCTTCCCCCCTTCACACACTGTCATCCTGTAGCAGTGCTGAGGGTGAGGAAGTCCTTGCCATAGATGGCTGAGGAACATCATCAGCCACTgcttttgaggggattttgtgCTCTCGTGGTGGggtgggaggggggaaggtgctgctctgcagggcatcAGAGTACATCTCATCCTGGACACTGGGACGCTGCACAACCCTTTGCAGCAGTGGCTTAAGCAAGCCCACAGTCAGCTGGTTCCCCTCACTGGAGAAGGGCACTGGCTTCTCCTGGGAATGAGGGAGGTGCTGCAGGACCGTGGTGAGGATGTCTGAGGCGGTGAGCTCAGCAGGGCACAGCGGCCACAGCCTGTCCAGGTAAGGGTCCAGCTCCCGGTGCTGGGCAAACTCAGCCAGCAGTGTGATGAATATCTCCTTGTTGAGCAAGGGGCTGAGTTTGGAGAACTTCTCTGCCACCTCCACCACCCGCTGCCACCGCTTCAGATGGATGAGAAGGTGCAGAGCTTGCAGCACAGCCTTAGGCCtcttgctgcagagcagcagttcCAGCTCCATCTCCTCATCTGCCTCGCCGTGTTTGTTCTTTCGGGCCAGCACTCCCAGTGCTCTCTTGTACAGTGGCACCCGGCCCTCTGGGCCCTCCTTGCTGCCGTATGACCAAGAGCTGCTAACGTACTGCTGGGTCAGCTCCACAAAGCTGGGCAGCCACTTGGGTTTGAACCTCAGGAAGGAGGCACAAATGAGCTCAAAGAGCGGGACCATTCCATTCTGACccacctcctccagctgcgGCTGACACAGGACCTTCTTCCATACCTCTGGGGTGGCCCTGGCTACCAAGAGGCCATCTCcattctgctgcagctgcaggcagctccttGTGGCCTTCCAGGCAGCCTTGGGGAAGGAGGCAAAGACAGAGTTCAGATAGGCCAAGTTGTCTTTGTCCATGTCAGACTGCAGAATGCGGCTGACCTCCTGCTCCACCAGCTCCTTGCAGTAGCTTTCCACCTCACTCTCTGTGGCGCACACCACACAAGTCTTGAGGAGCTCCAGGCTCATgtagctctgcagctccaggctcacTGTGCTCAACAGCTTGGTGTAAGAATCTTGTAGGCTTTGGGCTGGCTTCTGCTTCTGGtggaggctgtgctgcaggatggCAGCGAGGACTACAGGAGCCTGGAACGTACCACCCTTCTTCAACTTCTCCACTGTCAGCTTGGAGCTGCTGAGGCTTCTCCTCTGATAATATCTGCAGGCCTCCTCAAACACCATCTCCACCAGGCATGGCTCAGGCCTGCTGTTGTCCTCAGGTTTGGAAAAGCTAAGGCTGTAGATGCCACTCTGACTGAGGACCTGGATACTGTCCTCCTCTCCCTGAGACTCCAGGAAATGCACCTCTTTCATGCTCAGGACTTCCTTTTCTACAAGCCTTCCACTGTTCTGGTCGACAAGGTACAGCACTCCAGCCAgcacacaggccaggatgctgCCAAAACTCTTCAGCTGGACAGGACTCCCGTGGGCCAGGGGGCCGCCCTCCAGGTCAAAGATATGCCTCTGTGTCCCATCTGGCTCCACGATATTCACAGAACCCTTTGTGCTCACCAGCAGCAGACCCCCGTTGTTGGACACAGTGGAGGTGTGAATGTCCAGAGGCGCAAAACCTGAGAGAAGGCCCACAGAACCCAGCAGGAGCTTCTTGAAGTCTGACTCGCTGCTGGAGCGCAGCACCTTGCTGTGGATGAAGCCCGCAGAGGGGGCTGTGATGGTGAACTCTGCCTTCTCTGGATGCCAGATGAGGAGGAATTTGGAAGTGGTGGCGAAGCCGGCAGCAGCAGGCACTAGGAAGACAtgctggggagaggccaggacctGGTACTCGGGGCTGTTGTGCAGGACTATCCTCGCAGTGCCCAGCCGCACgccctgctcccccagctccagagcaCGGGCACAGACACAGAACCTGAAGGCACACTTGCTCACGTCCGAGTGAGCGCCCAGCGGCGGCCTCTCCTCACACCACACCAGGCTGGCTCCCTGGCTGCACACGGACACCACTCGTGCCCGGGCGCCCTGGCACAGTTCCAgggtctgcagcagctgccagcccacGGCCACCACGAAGTGCCACACCTCGGTCCGGCCGTGTTCCCACACCACGGCCAGCACCCACGAGTCCGGTaccacagggctctgcaggaagAGCAGTCCCACAGGGGCTGGCTGGGGCGGctgccagctcctctccaggTCGGCTCCAGCGATGCTGTGGCGCTGGAAGGCCACCAGCCGCGGCAGGGCGGGCGGCCGGCTcttctgcaggagcaggacatgTTGCCCGTCGGGGCTGGACTGGACGCGGCTGGGCTCTTCTCCGCGGCACAGCAACTCCCGCAGCCAGTGGCCTCGGCTGAAGTCACTCAAGTCGGAGACCCGCCGCAGCTTCATCCTGTCAGCGACAGCGTGCAGCAGGGCGAGCTGGGGCACGGAGCCACAGCCAGCACTCAGCCCCTCCCGGCGCCCCGCCACACCCTGCTCCCGATACCCGGCTCCCTCGGCTCTCTAGGAGGCCCCCACGGCCACCTTCCCCCCGCGGTGAGCCGGTTCCGCGGCAGCGACTCCCAGGGACCGGCCGCGCCCGGAGCTCGCCGCACAGCCAGCGCCGCCCGGGAGAACTCCGCGCTGTCCCGACACGCCGGATCCCCCTCCCGCCGGGACCCACCTGCCGCGGCGGCGACTGACGGCCGGGCCCGGGCCGGGCCAGCGGCAGCTCCGCTCAGCGCTGCGCAGTCACGGGGCCGCGGGTTTCCGGGCGGAGCCGCTCCGCGCCGCCGCGGGCCGGCCCGCTCCTACTTCCGCCGCCGGTGCGGAGCGGGCTGCGGGGGCGCGTCCCGAGGGCGACCCGCGGGTCCCCGCAGACGGCTGGGCCATTTCTTACCGGCGTGCGTGTGTACGTGCGTGTGTCAGTGTCCGCGGGGCGAGCCGAGCTCCGGCCGGCCCGGGGAGGAGcctccccgcccgccccgcctgCGGGAGCCGCGACCGCGCGGGGAACCGGCGGGCGCACGCGCGGCGCCTGCGCGGTGTGcggggagcggctgcccgcaGGTGAGTGCGGGAGCGGCGGGGGGGACGCGGGACCCcgcccgcggggccgggcgccgccCGCTGCCCCTCCGGCACCGGGGGCTCCGCCGCTCCGGGGGCTCCGCCGCTCCGGGGGCTCCGCGGGGCGGGTGCGCTCCCCGCCGCGAGGGGCCTCGCCGGGTACCGGCACTTCGCTCCAGGGCCGCTCGCTGTCCACCCCGGTTAGCTGCGGGAGCGGCCGCACGCAGCCCGTGCAGCGGGAGGCGCTTCTCATGGCCCGCCGGTAACGGCGCGGTGCCCCGGTGCGTGCCCCGGGTGCCGCCCCGAGGAGGCCTCGGGGCCTGCCGCAGCCCAGCCCTTCGGTGCTCGTGGGCCGCGCCGACCCCGGCTGCCTGCTGGTGCTTGGGGCTCGAGATAACTCTTAGGGAAAGAACGAGCGTTCGCTGATCATTCCAGTTGTGTGGTTTACCTCGATCTTCTCCCAACACTTGTGCGGGCAAAGCAAAGGGGAACAGCAGCAGGGGCAAAGCAGTGGGAGCTTGCAGTGTTTATTGTGCTGGAGGCAGAGGCACTTGCTGCAGGAACAAGCTGCGGCCTCGGTCTAACCCTGTTGCGTATGTCACTGTAGCAAAGTTTGTTCAGCAGCAGAGCCTGTAACCCGAATGTATGGTGAGAGCCGGTTAGGGGGAGTGGGTGGGTGGAATATGCAAAGCAACAAGATAATTTGAGTCATTGCCATACGTGGTGGCTGCAGTTCACCAGCTGTTTGAGCTCTAGTAGGAAATGTGACAAAAATGTACAAGAGGAATTTCAAGGGGAGGAAAGGACAACAGTTTGGCTTTCCAGTGATAATAGGTTGATCCACAGTGTCATTTATAGCACTTTGGCTCTGTGCAAAGAGATACTGTGGGCAGGGTACATACAGTGTAAAAAAGTTAAACAGTTATTGGCTAGCATGCACAAAAGGAACAGTGAGGCCTTAATGGGCTGCTGGGCTAAGCATTCATCTGCTCCCTCCCCCAGCTAACACACCAGGCAGCCATGCAGACATCCCTTAGGAGGGGAAGGGTcagcctctgctgctcagaG includes:
- the LOC102063877 gene encoding prominin-2 isoform X3 — translated: MSGSPRTALAPRRRGAARRGWWQWRTASCGWCSPTPCPQLLLYELGFLVCAAIGVLLIILVPLVGFCFCCCRCCGHCGGRMYQKQHRRMRCRRRALWASVLLLSALLLAGGVCALISNSRFSQAVKSTFPNVNNTLDNVHTYLASIPQQVDFVINKSDVPLSYANRSLQDIGPKLGSMITSRIRNSTDGALGSLQSLLQGMETLNNTFANIANRRSDLEELQSSYSQGLVSLRDRLNGTLQKCGLPCSQVSLEGLAFSANFSTIPGVEQQLQALREVSESNIKSDLEEVNTTLGMTPDKVQEQSQEVVAKSQDQLLLIRQEIRNLQGRLPLLDVEQEVGAFVNNATSMLEKYREPIVAWDGLRLILCALLCCTVLLVVLCNVFGLLLGPLGLKEGVLPTQRSSLSDAGGNFFMAGVGFSFIFYWLLMLLVMITFVVGGNIYMLLCESWHNQQLFQLLDTPGKIPNFNLSELLGLKGDTTNFSEIYRQCQHDASLWQTLHLDQSVSLDELLNISQYAGDISTAFEKMDITLSPISLLNQSQKDLLLRASQAAQPPNFTLTLEQLDQNIIQGSLLDLAVELEQLAENVSTDVKKDLEDNARELRDLEKEMQGNFSGPLQNLKENIHSVQSGAAQLEGQTTAALDKANKTQEFLEREMPSIIKNETLAFLEQLLDFFETYISWAKSRVTKDVARCKPIAQSLDDVEVIGCDYIMDSVNAFWFSLGWCTLFLLPSIVLSVRLAKFYRRMDIADVYRNEDFEMPPTFNSYKIPRPSTRH
- the LOC102063877 gene encoding prominin-2 isoform X1; this encodes MELGDVWKPTYGPGPEAPGSSTPGLVAMAHGFLRLVQPNALPTELINFEQSQNGFSRDDINELLLYELGFLVCAAIGVLLIILVPLVGFCFCCCRCCGHCGGRMYQKQHRRMRCRRRALWASVLLLSALLLAGGVCALISNSRFSQAVKSTFPNVNNTLDNVHTYLASIPQQVDFVINKSDVPLSYANRSLQDIGPKLGSMITSRIRNSTDGALGSLQSLLQGMETLNNTFANIANRRSDLEELQSSYSQGLVSLRDRLNGTLQKCGLPCSQVSLEGLAFSANFSTIPGVEQQLQALREVSESNIKSDLEEVNTTLGMTPDKVQEQSQEVVAKSQDQLLLIRQEIRNLQGRLPLLDVEQEVGAFVNNATSMLEKYREPIVAWDGLRLILCALLCCTVLLVVLCNVFGLLLGPLGLKEGVLPTQRSSLSDAGGNFFMAGVGFSFIFYWLLMLLVMITFVVGGNIYMLLCESWHNQQLFQLLDTPGKIPNFNLSELLGLKGDTTNFSEIYRQCQHDASLWQTLHLDQSVSLDELLNISQYAGDISTAFEKMDITLSPISLLNQSQKDLLLRASQAAQPPNFTLTLEQLDQNIIQGSLLDLAVELEQLAENVSTDVKKDLEDNARELRDLEKEMQGNFSGPLQNLKENIHSVQSGAAQLEGQTTAALDKANKTQEFLEREMPSIIKNETLAFLEQLLDFFETYISWAKSRVTKDVARCKPIAQSLDDVEVIGCDYIMDSVNAFWFSLGWCTLFLLPSIVLSVRLAKFYRRMDIADVYRNEDFEMPPTFNSYKIPRPSTRH
- the LOC102063877 gene encoding prominin-2 isoform X2 — translated: MELGDVWKPTYGPGPEAPGSSTPGLVAMAHGFLRLVQPNALPTELINFEQSQNGFSRDDINELLLYELGFLVCAAIGVLLIILVPLVGFCFCCCRCCGHCGGRMYQKQHRRMRCRRRALWASVLLLSALLLAGGVCALISNSRFSQAVKSTFPNVNNTLDNVHTYLASIPQQVDFVINKSDVPLSYANRSLQDIGPKLGSMITSRIRNSTDGALGSLQSLLQGMETLNNTFANIANRRSDLEELQSSYSQGLVSLRDRLNGTLQKCGLPCSQVSLEGLAFSANFSTIPGVEQQLQALREVSESNIKSDLEEVNTTLGMTPDKVQEQSQEVVAKSQDQLLLIRQEIRNLQGRLPLLDVEQEVGAFVNNATSMLEKYREPIVAWDGLRLILCALLCCTVLLVVLCNVFGLLLGPLGLKEGVLPTQRSSLSDAGGNFFMAGVGFSFIFYWLLMLLVMITFVVGGNIYMLLCESWHNQQLFQLLDTPGKIPNFNLSELLGLKGDTTNFSEIYRQCQHDASLWQTLHLDQSVSLDELLNISQYAGDISTAFEKMDITLSPISLLNQSQKDLLLRASQAAQPPNFTLTLEQLDQNIIQGSLLDLAVELEQLAENSTDVKKDLEDNARELRDLEKEMQGNFSGPLQNLKENIHSVQSGAAQLEGQTTAALDKANKTQEFLEREMPSIIKNETLAFLEQLLDFFETYISWAKSRVTKDVARCKPIAQSLDDVEVIGCDYIMDSVNAFWFSLGWCTLFLLPSIVLSVRLAKFYRRMDIADVYRNEDFEMPPTFNSYKIPRPSTRH